A genomic region of Lagenorhynchus albirostris chromosome 18, mLagAlb1.1, whole genome shotgun sequence contains the following coding sequences:
- the ALG11 gene encoding GDP-Man:Man(3)GlcNAc(2)-PP-Dol alpha-1,2-mannosyltransferase yields MAVAARGWCLGELLRFFYSLFFPGLVVCGVLCVCLLSVLWGIRLLLQRKKKSGSASKTGKNQTVIAFFHPYCNAGGGGERVLWCALRALQKKYPEAVYVVYTGDADVSGQQILEGAFRRFNIRLTCPVKFVLLRKRYLVEDSLYPHFTLLGQSLGSIFLGWEALMQCVPDVYIDSMGYAFTLPLFRYLGRCRVGSYVHYPTISTDMLSVVKNQNVRFNNAAFITRNPFLSKVKLIYYYLFAFLYGLAGSCSDVVMVNSSWTLNHILSLWKVGNCTNIVYPPCDVQTFLDIPLHKEKTTSGHLLVSIGQFRPEKNHPLQIRAFAKLLNKKEAESLPPLKLVLIGGCRNQDDELRVNQLRRLSEDLGVQEDVEFKINIPFDELKNYLSEATVGLHTMWNEHFGIGIVECMAAGTIVLAHNSGGPKLDIVVPHQGERTGFLAESEEDYAETMAHILSVSAEKRLQIRNNARASVSRFSDQEFEVTFLTSVEKLFQ; encoded by the exons ATGGCGGTCGCCGCAAGGGGTTGGTGCTTGGGCGAGTTATTGAG gtttttttattcattattctTCCCTGGGCTAGTTGTATGTGGAGTTTTATGTGTGTGTCTACTCAGTGTCCTTTGGGGAATCAGACTGCtgctacagagaaagaaaaagtcgGGCTCAGCTAGCAAAACTGGGAAAAATCAAACGGTGATTGCATTTTTCCATCCCTACTGCAACGCTGgcggaggaggagaaagagtgtTATGGTGTGCCTTAAGGGCTCTTCAGAAAAA GTATCCTGAAGCAGTTTATGTTGTTTATACTGGTGATGCTGATGTCAGTGGTCAACAGATACTGGAAGGTGCTTTCAGAAGATTTAACATCAGATTAACGTGCCCAGTGAAGTTTGTTTTATTAAGGAAGCGCTACCTTGTGGAAGATTCACTCTATCCTCATTTCACACTGCTGGGCCAAAGTCTGGGATCCATTTTTCTTGGCTGGGAAGCTCTGATGCAGTGTGTTCCCGATGTTTACATCGATTCTATGGGCTATGCTTTCACGCTTCCTCTGTTTAGGTATTTAGGCCGTTGCCGAGTTGGAAGCTATGTTCATTATCCCACCATCAGCACGGACATGCTCTCTGTAGTGAAGAATCAAAATGTCAGATTTAACAATGCAGCCTTCATCACCAGGAATCCTTTTCTCAGCAAAGTAAAGCTTATCTACTACTATCTATTTGCTTTTCTATATGGGCTTGCTGGTTCTTGCAGTGATGTCGTCATGGTCAATTCTTCTTGGACGCTAAACCATATTCTCTCACTGTGGAAGGTTGGGAATTGCACTAATATTGTTTATCCACCTTGTGATGTGCAGACATTTCTGGACATTCCCTTACACAAGGAGAAGACAACCTCAGGACATTTACTGGTTTCGATCGGCCAGTTCAGGCCTGAAAAGAATCATCCTTTGCAGATCAGAGCCTTTGCTAAATTGCTGAATAAAAAGGAGGCTGAGTCACTTCCTCCACTTAAACTTGTCCTCATTGGAGGCTGTCGTAACCAAGACGATGAACTTAGGGTAAACCAACTGAGAAGGCTTTCTGAGGACCTAGGAGTTCAAGAAGacgtggaatttaaaataaacattccaTTTGATGAATTAAAGAATTACTTGTCTGAAGCAACAGTTGGTCTGCATACCATGTGGAACGAGCATTTTGGGATTG GAATTGTTGAGTGTATGGCAGCCGGCACGATTGTCCTTGCACACAATTCAGGGGGCCCGAAGCTCGACATTGTCGTCCCTCACCAAGGCGAGAGAACTGGGTTTCTGGCTGAAAGTGAAGAAGACTATGCTGAGACTATGGCCCATATTCTTTCCGTGTCTGCGGAAAAGAGACTCCAAATCAGGAACAATGCTCGTGCATCTGTAAGCAGATTCTCCGATCAGGAGTTTGAAGTGACATTCCTAACGTCTGTGGAAAAGTTATTTCAGTAA